A region of Malaciobacter marinus DNA encodes the following proteins:
- the panD gene encoding aspartate 1-decarboxylase, which yields MNFSMLYSKIHRATVTDANLNYVGSITIDEELMKAAKFKLGQKVDIVNINNGERFSTYIIKGKAGSKDMCLNGAAARKVEIGDQIIVIAYASYSEIELDTYKPTVVLVNENNDIASIVNEI from the coding sequence ATGAATTTTTCTATGCTATATAGTAAAATACACAGAGCAACAGTAACTGATGCAAATTTGAATTATGTAGGTTCAATTACAATTGATGAAGAGCTAATGAAAGCTGCAAAATTTAAGCTAGGACAAAAAGTTGATATTGTCAATATCAACAATGGAGAGAGATTTTCTACATACATAATTAAAGGTAAAGCAGGAAGTAAAGATATGTGCTTAAATGGAGCTGCTGCTAGAAAGGTAGAGATTGGCGATCAAATAATAGTTATTGCTTATGCCTCATATAGTGAAATTGAATTAGATACTTATAAACCAACTGTTGTATTAGTAAATGAAAATAATGATATTGCATCAATAGTAAATGAAATATAA